In the genome of Longimicrobiales bacterium, the window GAGGGTTCCTTCCACAATCACAGATGGGATCACGACAATCAACAGCACTGCCATGAAGAGAGTTCTGAGCCAGAGTCCGATGCGGTGCGCTCCAGCCATGGGATGCCGGTTTGCGGCACGGCGAAGACGCTCGGCGGTGTCAGCGATTCTGTTCTCCTGCATGAGGCTCCGCTCTCCAGGGAATGTGGAGTGATCGCTTCTGCCGTCAGGCAGCGGAATGAATGCGCGCCGTGCGGACATCGGGATCATCGCGCAGAACATTTGCAATCGCGTCTGCGATCTTCCTGGCACCCCGCGCGGAGGGCTCGATCTGCATGACGAAGTCGGAAGCCGACGTACACACGTCCCGAAGCTCGAGCACTTCCAGCCCGAGGCGGGTTGCAATTCTGATGATACGATCGTTCAGGACCGCGAGCGGTACACGCGCCAGCTCCGCAAAATGCCGCGGTTCCAGTTGCACTTCGTAGATGGTGCAGAGCACCGTGCGCTCCGCCGCGGCGGCGACGGAGCGCGCCACCTCGTCATACCTCGCGGAGAATCGATCGGCAATCGCGAGGAGCTCTCCGAGGACAGCTGCGGCGCTTGTCGAGGATCTGGCGAGAAGTTCAATTTGCTGCGTGAGGTCATTGCCTCCAATGCTCAAGAACGCGACCGCATCGCGCGTGGGCATCCGTCGGATCTGGCCCGGTACGTCCGACATGATCGCACCGTCGCGGGCGAGCAGATCTACCGTCCATTCAGCGCCCAGGACCGATCGCAAGTGCGTTGCCGTGTCAGGCGCGCCCCCCGTATACGGCTGATTGTCGAGGATCGAGTCTCCCAGCAGGAGTACCGTTTGCCGCGCCATGCCTGCTCCCCATCGTTGCGCTCGCCCCCCGAACGAGTCAGAGGATCTGCTCGTAGAGCAGAAGAACGCGTCCCTCATGATCTGTTTGACCAAACCGCCGATACCCGAGGCGCTCGTAGATGCGCCGGGCACGAGCATTGTCCTCGAATACATCGAGCCACAGTCGTGCCCGCCCGAGATCGTGCCGGGCAACGTCGCTGATCATGCTGACGACCATGCTTCCGTAGCCTCGTCCGGCATCAGCGATGACAATGCGTCGGAATTCGACGCTGCAGCCGTCCGGGTCAAGCACGAGAATGGCGAACCCGATCAGGTCGCTGCCTCGGTAAACGGATTTGTACAACACCTCCGGCCGATCGAGCTCGCGGTAGTGTCGTTCGAGCGAGTAGGGCATCACGAAATTGTCGCCATGGGCCGACTCGAGCGCGGCAATGTGCGGAATGTCGTCTGCAATGGTATCGCGAA includes:
- a CDS encoding SGNH/GDSL hydrolase family protein; its protein translation is MARQTVLLLGDSILDNQPYTGGAPDTATHLRSVLGAEWTVDLLARDGAIMSDVPGQIRRMPTRDAVAFLSIGGNDLTQQIELLARSSTSAAAVLGELLAIADRFSARYDEVARSVAAAAERTVLCTIYEVQLEPRHFAELARVPLAVLNDRIIRIATRLGLEVLELRDVCTSASDFVMQIEPSARGARKIADAIANVLRDDPDVRTARIHSAA
- a CDS encoding GNAT family N-acetyltransferase, whose translation is MIELRDTIADDIPHIAALESAHGDNFVMPYSLERHYRELDRPEVLYKSVYRGSDLIGFAILVLDPDGCSVEFRRIVIADAGRGYGSMVVSMISDVARHDLGRARLWLDVFEDNARARRIYERLGYRRFGQTDHEGRVLLLYEQIL